A stretch of DNA from Campylobacter gracilis:
GGGATGTTGACGACAGGCTTACTTATGATCTTTTCTAGACCTACTGCGCCGGTCGGATTCGGAGCTGCGGCTTGGATACCGCCGAAGCTCGAACAGGTGCCGATCGCAAATATCGCCGCAGCTCCTTCGGCAGCGTGCTTGCAGTGCTGAGCTCCGCTCTTGCCCTCAGGACCCACGGTTAGGAAAAATTCATTCTCGCCGCTTGGAATTCCACCCTCTACCATCAAGATATAGCGCCCCTTGTATTTTTCGATCGCGCCCTCTAAATTTTCCTCGGCTTGCCAGCCTGCGGCAGCCATTATCGTCTCGTGGTATTCTAGGCTGATGTAATCGAATATGAGGCTGTCGATAGTAGGCGTATCGGTGCGAAGTAAGCTCTCGCTACAGCCCGTGCACTCCGCCATATGAAGCCAGATCACCGGCAAGCGATCAGCAAGCTCCGCAGCTCGAGCCACGCTAGGCGCAAATGCGGCTGGAAGCCCTAGCATCGCGGTCATCGCTCCGCTCCATTTCATAAAATCGCGGCGCGAAAAACCCTTGCTTTTAAGCCTTTCTTGTATGCTTTCCTCCGTTTTTATTCGCGGCAAACGCTCAACGGCATCAAGTCTAGCCGAAATTTGAGCCAAATCAACCATATCGTCCTCCTGAAATTTAGGATACTTTTAAATGGCATTCTATCAAAATTTAGAATTCATGCACCTTAAATTTCGTTAGATTTAATTAAAATTTTATATTTATTCGTTGTCTAATTGGTTTTAAATTTAAAAATAAAAGGCGGATTAAAATTTAGCGCTGCGGGCGAAACTTTAAATTACAGCGGAGAAAGCATTAAATTTTATGAAGCATTAAAATTTACGAGGCAATGAAATTTTATCCAAGAATTTTATAGCTGCGAAAAGTATTTTAGGATAAAGTAGGCATAGGTTGGATGATTTTGTGCGATACTAGCGGGCGCACTATTTGTGCGCCACAGCGAAGTATTTTTGCAAAATCATCCGTTAAATTTTAGAAAATTTCCAAAGATCAGCTTACCAATCTCGTTGCATCTTGGATATTGATGTTTAGTCCAAGCTGCTCGTTGCTTAGCCCAAGAGCAAGACCTACCAGCTGAGATAGGTGGATGATCGGCTTTCTTGCCTTGGAGTTCATCGCTTCTTGGTATCGCTCCTGATAGATATCAAGCTGCATCTGGCATAGCGGACAAGGCGTAACTACGACGTCTGCTCCATGCTCGGCAGCGTCATTTACGATCTCGCTTGACATTTTAGATACCGATTTTACCGCTGGATAGCTAGCGTGAAAGCCGCAGCAATCAAGGCGTTTTTCAAAAGGCACTATCTGAGCACCAAGTGCGCTAACTACCGCTTCAAAGCTTTTCGGATTGGTCGAGCTCTCTTTCTTAAGCTCGCGCTCCGGTCTTAATGAGTGGCAGCCGTAAAATAGCGCTACTTTTAAATTTGTTAGCGGTCTAACGACTTTAGCTTTTAATGTATCTAAGCTTTGATATAGCACCCAAAGCAGACTCGTAATCTCGGTGCTTCCCTGATACTGCATACCGCCCTCTTTTAAAAAGGTATTGATATAGCTTTTTGCTCCCTTATCTAGAGTAAGTTTAGCCTTGGTTAGAGTTAGCATACAGGTGGAGCATGTAGTTAGCAGAGGCATCTTCATACCCTCGGCTAGCGCGATGTTTCTGGCATTGGCTACTAGGCTTGCCATAGGATCGACGCATTGAGCTTGACTAGCCCCGCAGCAGCTCCAGCCTTTTATCTCATGAAGTTTAATACCCAGCACCGGAGCGATCGCTTCAAGTGAAATTTTAGACTCCTTTGCGGCTTGACTTAAAACGCAACCCGGGAAAAATGCAAATTCGTTATTCATCCTCTCCTCCTTATTCTATCTCGCCGCTAGCTTGAGCCTTGCGTGCGGTCTCTATCATCTTAACGAGCCCTGCATGACCCTCGATCTCCTCGCCTCCGAATACGTGCAAAGGATTCATCTTGCCCGCAGCCATTAAATTTGCCGCTACGTCCATCTTACCCATATTTGCAAATACGCCTTCGCTTCTCAAAGCAAGCTTGATCTCGTTTAGCCTTCCGCTTCCCTCTACGATATCTAGTAGGAACGCCTCGGCATGACCAGGACCGCTTCCTGCGGTTAAGCCCTTTTTCATCGCTAGGGCGCGAAGTGCGGTGATATCGCTTTGAGCGCTTATACCTTTAGGGCAGCGATCGGCGCACTCTTGGCAGTGCACGCATAGCCATAATCCGTTTAGTACCGCAGGCTTTAGATGAGGCATAGCGTCCTTGCTTCTTGAATCAAATGCGGCGCGGTTAGCATGGGTAAAAACAAAGGGCTGCATATAATCGCTCGCATCGGCTCCAAGCTTATTGCATTCGCTAGCGCAACATCCGCAAAGGATGCAATCCCACTGCTTTTTGACGCGCTCCATCTGCTCTGGGCTTTGCTTACAGCCCTTATCGGCGCTAAATTCTTTCTTAGGCGTAATGGTCGGTTTGATCTTTCTTAAATTCTCGATACTAGGCTCCCAGTCCACCACCAGATCCGAAATCACTCGGAAATTATTTAGCGGCGAGATCGTAAAGCTATCGGGGTTTTCATACTCCGCAAGCAAAGCCTCCATCTTGGTATCGCAGGCGAGATATGAGTGCCCGTTTACCCTCACGGCACAGGCTCCACATATCGCCATACGGCACGCTGCGGTAAAATTTAAAGTGATGTCTAAATTTTGCTTAATAAACTGCAAAACTCCAAGCAGGGTCTTTCCTTTGATCTGCTCCAAACTAAGCTCGTAGGCTTGCTTATAATTTTTGCTTCCATCGAAGCGGTCTATGATAAATTTCATTGGGGTTTCCTTCCGTCAAGAGAGAATTCCGTAACGACGACCTCTTTGTAGCCCAAGCTTAGCTCGCCTGCGTCGTTCATCGTCACGATACTGTGCTTTAAGAAATTTTTATCGTCGCGCTTCGGATAATCCTCTCTGGTATGCGCGCCGCGGCTTTCCAGCCTCTTTTGCGCAGCCAAACACGCACAGCGCGCAAGCAGGATCAAATTTCCAAGCTCAACATAGTCGGTAAATGCGGTATTCATAACCGGATTTGCATCCGCAACGTGCAGCTCGTCGTAGCGCGCTTTAATGCCCTCTAAATTTTGCGAAAGCAGATCGAGCTTCTCGCCTGTTCTAAAGATGCCCATATTGTCCCAAAGCTGCGCGCCTAGCTCTTCGCGTAACTCATACATCTCGTTTGCCTTGCCCGAGCCGTTTGCGATCTGCTTAAATTTAGCCTGCCATTTTTGCGCGAGCTCGCTCGCTCTTTTACCGTCACCAAAACCGCTTTGTTTTGCAGCATAATCCGCTGCGCCGAGCCCTGCAAGCTTGCCCGTTACAACGGCGTCGGTTAAAGAATTTCCGCCTAAGCGGTTTGCGCCGTGAATCGAGATACAAGACGCTTCGCCCGCGGTATAAAGCCCTGAAATTTTAGTGCTCATATCGTCAAATTTTGTGACTTCAATGCCGCCCATCGAGTAGTGTGCAGTAGGACGAATCGGAATCGGCTCCTCGATCAGATCGATGCCCTCAAATAAAATAGCGGTGTG
This window harbors:
- a CDS encoding hydrogenase small subunit — its product is MVDLAQISARLDAVERLPRIKTEESIQERLKSKGFSRRDFMKWSGAMTAMLGLPAAFAPSVARAAELADRLPVIWLHMAECTGCSESLLRTDTPTIDSLIFDYISLEYHETIMAAAGWQAEENLEGAIEKYKGRYILMVEGGIPSGENEFFLTVGPEGKSGAQHCKHAAEGAAAIFAIGTCSSFGGIQAAAPNPTGAVGLEKIISKPVVNIPGCPPSEKNIVGNVLNFILFGTLPSLDVYNRPKWAYGLRIHDLCERRGHFDAGEFVESFGDAGAKDGYCLYKVGCKGPYTFNNCSRERFNSHTSWPVQAGHGCIGCSEPDFWDHMGPFEEPLADRLYESVFGGLGADATADKIGVGILAITGVAVAAHAAIASFKKDKGE
- the sdhE gene encoding 8-methylmenaquinol:fumarate reductase membrane anchor subunit; translated protein: MNNEFAFFPGCVLSQAAKESKISLEAIAPVLGIKLHEIKGWSCCGASQAQCVDPMASLVANARNIALAEGMKMPLLTTCSTCMLTLTKAKLTLDKGAKSYINTFLKEGGMQYQGSTEITSLLWVLYQSLDTLKAKVVRPLTNLKVALFYGCHSLRPERELKKESSTNPKSFEAVVSALGAQIVPFEKRLDCCGFHASYPAVKSVSKMSSEIVNDAAEHGADVVVTPCPLCQMQLDIYQERYQEAMNSKARKPIIHLSQLVGLALGLSNEQLGLNINIQDATRLVS
- the sdhB gene encoding 8-methylmenaquinol:fumarate reductase iron-sulfur subunit, with amino-acid sequence MKFIIDRFDGSKNYKQAYELSLEQIKGKTLLGVLQFIKQNLDITLNFTAACRMAICGACAVRVNGHSYLACDTKMEALLAEYENPDSFTISPLNNFRVISDLVVDWEPSIENLRKIKPTITPKKEFSADKGCKQSPEQMERVKKQWDCILCGCCASECNKLGADASDYMQPFVFTHANRAAFDSRSKDAMPHLKPAVLNGLWLCVHCQECADRCPKGISAQSDITALRALAMKKGLTAGSGPGHAEAFLLDIVEGSGRLNEIKLALRSEGVFANMGKMDVAANLMAAGKMNPLHVFGGEEIEGHAGLVKMIETARKAQASGEIE